A region of Clostridium acetobutylicum ATCC 824 DNA encodes the following proteins:
- a CDS encoding sensor histidine kinase produces the protein MNLLNIYIIEISVVIISIIGFFAYYYKAANGVKSYFFLMTTGFAFSIAAILEHSNFSTSGKIVFRNVEQTILIIYPIISIAIVLDFIGKSKYIKSLPVSMALLVCSAILILIWTDDFHHIMSEETLVINGVLTIRKTLFARTIFLLGDISVVFALVFLARHIASMSKSYRRQAVIILIALVVPILPDLLWDYINQFFEYTTLYIFSFAVMGVILFIGILRYELFSITPIVNETILRSVKIGYLVLDKVGGIIDYNIEANRILGDLGFKLENGGSGYNIISKWNNWYNACSELSEGKLLINLKQFNKQYSVHIYPLYYANNKVIGTVSIFYDITERIRTEKEIQKKSKVLAETNEFKDKLISVIAHDIRNPIAMLLNLVEFIEEDMSVMTEENKEVVAEIIELVRKIFAMVENLLNWVESQKKGIGCSPENYKLILSVKRVVGIVKHKANIKNIKINIRIDESIIVYADKEMIEIVLRNLITNSVKFTDSEGEINIEAKVKGEDVLVSVKDNGIGIDKSIIERLKSGKDIMSLDGTSGEKGSGLGLILCKEFIEKNNGKLSIESRLNEGTTVCFSIPNGS, from the coding sequence ATGAATTTACTTAACATATATATAATTGAAATATCGGTTGTAATAATATCAATTATTGGTTTTTTTGCGTACTACTATAAGGCTGCAAATGGAGTTAAATCATACTTTTTTTTAATGACTACAGGGTTTGCTTTTAGTATAGCGGCCATATTAGAGCATTCTAATTTTAGTACAAGCGGAAAGATAGTTTTTAGAAATGTAGAACAGACGATTCTAATCATATATCCCATTATTTCAATAGCTATAGTTCTTGATTTTATAGGCAAAAGTAAATACATAAAGTCATTACCTGTAAGTATGGCTTTACTAGTATGCAGTGCTATTTTAATTTTAATTTGGACAGATGATTTTCACCATATTATGAGTGAAGAGACATTAGTTATAAATGGAGTTTTAACAATAAGAAAAACCTTGTTTGCAAGGACTATATTTTTGCTTGGAGATATATCAGTTGTGTTTGCGCTAGTATTCCTAGCTAGACATATTGCAAGTATGAGTAAGAGCTATAGAAGGCAAGCGGTGATAATTTTAATTGCTTTAGTAGTTCCTATTTTGCCAGACTTACTTTGGGATTATATAAATCAATTCTTTGAATACACCACTCTTTATATTTTTTCTTTTGCAGTTATGGGGGTAATATTATTTATAGGAATATTAAGGTATGAGCTTTTTTCAATTACACCTATAGTTAATGAAACTATACTTAGAAGCGTTAAAATAGGGTACTTAGTTTTAGATAAGGTTGGTGGAATTATAGACTACAATATTGAAGCTAACCGAATATTAGGTGATTTAGGATTTAAGCTAGAAAATGGTGGCAGTGGTTATAATATTATTTCAAAATGGAACAATTGGTATAATGCTTGTAGTGAATTATCAGAGGGGAAGCTTTTAATTAATTTGAAGCAATTTAATAAGCAATATAGTGTTCATATATATCCGCTATATTATGCAAATAATAAAGTGATTGGAACGGTATCAATTTTTTATGATATAACTGAAAGGATAAGAACAGAGAAAGAGATTCAAAAAAAATCAAAAGTTCTTGCAGAGACTAATGAGTTTAAAGATAAACTAATATCTGTTATCGCACATGATATTAGAAATCCTATAGCGATGCTTTTGAATTTAGTAGAATTCATAGAAGAAGATATGAGTGTAATGACAGAAGAAAATAAGGAAGTTGTAGCTGAAATTATAGAATTGGTTAGGAAAATATTTGCTATGGTTGAGAATCTACTTAATTGGGTTGAAAGCCAAAAAAAAGGTATAGGTTGCTCACCTGAAAATTATAAGTTGATTTTAAGTGTTAAGCGTGTAGTTGGAATTGTTAAACATAAAGCTAATATAAAAAATATAAAAATAAACATAAGAATTGATGAAAGTATAATTGTATATGCAGATAAGGAGATGATTGAAATAGTTTTAAGGAATTTGATTACCAATTCTGTAAAGTTTACAGATAGTGAGGGAGAGATAAATATAGAAGCAAAAGTGAAAGGTGAGGATGTACTAGTTTCAGTAAAAGATAATGGTATTGGAATAGATAAGAGCATAATTGAAAGGTTAAAGAGTGGAAAGGATATTATGTCACTAGATGGAACTTCAGGTGAGAAGGGAAGTGGACTTGGGCTAATTCTCTGTAAAGAATTCATTGAAAAAAATAATGGAAAGCTAAGCATAGAAAGTAGATTAAATGAAGGAACTACAGTGTGTTTCAGCATTCCTAATGGGAGTTAA
- a CDS encoding iron-containing alcohol dehydrogenase: MYNFDFFNPTHIVFGKDRLNELDNLVPRDAKVLVLYGGGSVKKFGTLEKVINGLGNRQVIEFGGIEPNPQFTTLMKAVDIVKKENIDFLLAVGGGSVMDGTKFVALAAYYEGDNAAEILYSREKAAAINKAVPLGTVVTLPATGSEMNNGGVISYEHGKYGFGSKLVFPKFSVLDPTLTYTLPESQVANGVADTFVHVLEQYATFKAEGRFQDRTAEGILQTLIEIGRKTIDNPTDYDTRANLVWCATMALNGLIGAGVPQDWSTHMIGHELTAMFGIDHGKTLAIILPSIWNVMREQKKGKILQYAERVLGITEGDDDSRIDLAILRTREFFESLGIKTHLSEYGVTADKIDDIVNALDKHGMKALSETGAITLEVSRKILEGAM; this comes from the coding sequence ATGTATAATTTTGATTTTTTTAACCCAACACATATAGTATTTGGAAAAGATCGTTTAAATGAGCTTGATAACCTTGTTCCTAGAGATGCAAAAGTATTAGTACTTTATGGTGGTGGAAGTGTTAAAAAATTTGGTACTCTTGAGAAGGTTATAAACGGATTGGGAAATAGACAAGTTATTGAATTTGGAGGAATTGAACCTAATCCACAATTTACAACTTTAATGAAAGCAGTGGATATAGTAAAAAAAGAAAATATAGATTTTTTGTTGGCAGTTGGAGGAGGTTCTGTAATGGATGGAACCAAGTTTGTTGCCTTAGCAGCGTACTATGAAGGAGATAATGCAGCTGAAATTCTTTATTCAAGAGAAAAGGCAGCGGCAATTAATAAAGCTGTGCCACTTGGAACAGTAGTTACACTTCCAGCTACAGGATCTGAAATGAATAATGGAGGAGTAATTAGTTATGAACATGGAAAATACGGATTTGGAAGTAAGCTTGTATTTCCTAAGTTTTCTGTATTAGATCCTACATTAACTTATACACTACCTGAATCTCAAGTAGCTAATGGTGTTGCAGATACATTTGTTCATGTGCTTGAGCAATATGCAACTTTTAAAGCAGAAGGAAGATTTCAAGACCGTACAGCAGAAGGAATTTTACAGACATTAATTGAGATAGGGAGAAAGACTATAGATAATCCAACGGACTATGATACAAGAGCAAACCTAGTTTGGTGTGCTACAATGGCACTTAATGGGCTTATTGGAGCAGGAGTTCCGCAGGATTGGAGCACTCATATGATAGGGCATGAACTTACAGCAATGTTTGGAATAGATCATGGAAAAACCCTTGCAATAATACTTCCATCAATTTGGAATGTTATGAGAGAACAAAAGAAAGGAAAGATACTTCAATACGCAGAGCGTGTACTAGGTATAACTGAAGGCGATGATGATAGCAGAATAGACTTAGCAATTTTAAGAACACGTGAGTTCTTTGAAAGTCTTGGAATTAAGACACACTTATCTGAATATGGTGTTACAGCTGATAAAATTGATGATATAGTAAATGCTTTGGATAAGCACGGTATGAAAGCATTATCAGAAACTGGAGCTATAACATTAGAAGTAAGCCGCAAAATTTTAGAGGGTGCAATGTAA
- a CDS encoding putative quinol monooxygenase, which yields MVKVVAKNFIKEEKIEDVLKVAKELVEITVAKDKGCIKYEMYQDLKDKTILTMIEEWESMECLQKHMQSEHFKKLVPMMGEYSKKQGETNIYTKVV from the coding sequence ATGGTAAAGGTAGTAGCGAAAAACTTTATTAAAGAAGAAAAAATAGAAGATGTTTTAAAGGTAGCAAAGGAATTAGTAGAAATTACAGTAGCTAAGGATAAAGGATGCATAAAATATGAAATGTATCAGGATTTAAAGGATAAAACAATTCTCACTATGATTGAGGAGTGGGAAAGCATGGAGTGTTTACAAAAACACATGCAATCTGAGCATTTTAAAAAATTAGTGCCTATGATGGGAGAGTATTCTAAAAAGCAGGGAGAAACGAACATATATACAAAAGTAGTATAA
- the nudC gene encoding NAD(+) diphosphatase, which translates to MSEFRIISDVNRRVKNCDLCFAFFEGNVIVKTKNSPCIPSLEDVQKLKINYEKEIFLGEIGDNACFALELFEEIKLDENFEFMSLRKILSLMEEEIFLAAGRASEILNWDRKHRFCGRCGAKTNDKEDEIAKVCNKCGNIIYPVISPAIIVGIINKDKILLAHNSNFQDGMYALISGFVDAGENLESTVRREVFEEVGIRVKNIRYYNSSAWPFPDSLMLGFFAEYEAGDIKVDGIEITDAGWFSKDELPNIPGKGTIARRIIDEFIDSVK; encoded by the coding sequence ATGAGTGAATTTAGGATAATATCCGATGTAAATAGAAGAGTTAAGAACTGTGATTTATGTTTTGCATTTTTTGAAGGAAATGTAATAGTAAAAACGAAAAATAGTCCATGTATTCCTTCGCTTGAGGATGTACAAAAGCTGAAAATAAATTACGAGAAAGAAATCTTTTTAGGGGAAATAGGAGATAACGCATGTTTTGCCCTTGAGCTTTTTGAAGAAATTAAATTAGATGAGAACTTTGAATTTATGTCTCTGCGTAAGATTTTATCATTAATGGAAGAGGAAATATTCTTAGCAGCGGGTAGAGCTAGTGAAATTTTAAACTGGGATAGAAAACATAGATTTTGTGGTAGATGTGGAGCTAAAACAAACGATAAAGAGGATGAGATAGCCAAGGTATGTAATAAATGTGGTAACATAATTTATCCTGTGATTTCTCCAGCTATAATAGTTGGAATTATAAATAAGGATAAAATATTATTAGCACATAACAGTAATTTCCAAGATGGTATGTATGCTCTAATTTCTGGTTTTGTAGATGCTGGAGAGAATTTAGAGAGCACAGTCAGAAGAGAAGTATTCGAAGAGGTTGGCATAAGGGTAAAGAATATTAGGTATTATAATAGTTCAGCTTGGCCATTTCCTGATTCACTCATGCTTGGATTTTTTGCAGAGTATGAAGCAGGAGATATAAAGGTGGATGGTATTGAGATAACTGATGCTGGATGGTTCAGTAAAGACGAGCTACCCAATATACCTGGTAAAGGTACTATTGCGAGAAGGATAATTGATGAATTCATTGATAGTGTGAAATAG
- a CDS encoding methyl-accepting chemotaxis protein gives MFRGIKNVKISNIIIFMGVFSILLTSIVGFLGFNNMQKINNNVKSMYNQNLMPISDIGGIKSEFLKIRLDATNAARSTSYSSEYASNIKNYDNSIKGYLKNFIGSGLDSNENASISSFNSNYEEYLNLWTELNSALKTGGKIAETKINRFAELGDIIDKSLTALRDYETKKAQVVMGSSDSIYSSSNKAFIIVLIFAIFISTFICAAVVKIIKSSSREIIENLESVANCDFTVKVDSTPKNEFGIMSSSLEKTIINISNMINDIRSKFDHIDSKSHDLASVAEEMTSSSANVSISIQETAKGTSEQSQNLLDINNAIDKFSHELDKVVESINSIDDNSKGITNLANNSGTNMETLLSSVDNLSSSFNEFITKISTLEQDVNRINEITDLINNIADQTNLLALNAAIEAQRAGESGRGFAVVAEEIRTLAEQSKTSSENIGILIKDIVNNMGNMLDSSNLMNKELDGQTNVINITITSFKNIIQKIGEVIPKIEVANMSAMNINEKKMSIVSSIESSSAVSQEIASASEEIAASAEEMSLSAKSVGETSETLSVMTKKMHEDLTKFKVIEA, from the coding sequence ATGTTTAGAGGAATAAAAAATGTAAAAATTTCCAATATAATTATCTTTATGGGTGTGTTTTCTATACTTTTAACTTCTATTGTTGGTTTTCTCGGTTTCAATAACATGCAGAAGATAAACAACAATGTTAAAAGTATGTATAATCAAAACTTAATGCCAATTTCCGATATTGGAGGAATAAAATCAGAGTTCTTAAAAATACGTCTTGATGCTACTAATGCTGCTAGGAGTACAAGCTATAGTTCTGAATATGCCTCTAATATAAAAAATTATGATAATAGTATAAAGGGTTATCTTAAAAATTTTATAGGCAGTGGATTAGATTCAAATGAAAATGCGTCTATAAGTTCTTTTAATTCTAACTATGAAGAATACTTGAATTTATGGACAGAATTAAATTCTGCATTAAAAACTGGTGGAAAAATAGCAGAAACTAAGATAAATAGATTTGCTGAACTTGGTGATATAATAGATAAATCCCTTACAGCTTTAAGAGACTACGAAACTAAAAAAGCTCAAGTGGTTATGGGTTCAAGTGACTCAATCTATTCTTCTAGTAATAAAGCTTTTATTATAGTATTGATATTTGCAATTTTTATATCAACATTTATTTGTGCTGCGGTTGTAAAAATCATTAAAAGTTCATCAAGAGAAATTATAGAGAATTTAGAATCAGTTGCTAATTGTGATTTCACTGTTAAAGTGGATAGTACCCCTAAAAACGAATTTGGTATAATGAGCAGTTCTTTAGAGAAAACCATAATAAATATCTCAAATATGATAAACGATATAAGATCTAAATTTGACCATATAGATTCAAAATCACACGATTTAGCTTCTGTTGCTGAGGAAATGACTTCTTCTTCTGCAAACGTTTCAATATCAATACAAGAAACTGCTAAGGGAACCTCAGAGCAATCTCAAAACCTACTTGATATAAATAATGCAATAGATAAATTTAGCCATGAATTAGACAAAGTTGTAGAGTCCATAAATAGTATTGATGATAACTCAAAAGGAATTACTAATTTAGCTAACAATAGCGGAACTAACATGGAAACACTTTTATCTTCAGTTGATAACTTAAGTTCTTCCTTCAATGAATTTATAACAAAGATATCAACTTTGGAACAAGATGTAAATAGGATAAATGAAATAACAGACTTAATTAACAACATTGCTGATCAAACAAACCTTTTAGCTTTAAATGCTGCTATAGAAGCTCAAAGGGCAGGAGAATCTGGAAGAGGCTTTGCTGTCGTAGCAGAAGAAATAAGAACTCTTGCAGAGCAGTCAAAAACTTCTTCTGAAAATATTGGTATTCTAATAAAAGATATTGTAAATAATATGGGAAACATGCTAGATAGCTCAAACCTTATGAACAAAGAACTTGACGGCCAGACGAATGTAATTAATATTACCATCACTTCCTTTAAAAATATAATCCAAAAAATAGGGGAAGTAATACCAAAAATAGAGGTAGCAAATATGTCTGCTATGAACATTAATGAAAAGAAAATGAGCATAGTATCAAGTATAGAAAGCAGCTCTGCTGTATCACAAGAAATAGCTTCGGCCTCTGAAGAAATAGCAGCCTCCGCTGAAGAAATGAGTTTATCAGCCAAAAGTGTTGGAGAAACTTCTGAAACTTTAAGTGTAATGACTAAAAAAATGCATGAAGATTTAACTAAATTTAAGGTTATAGAAGCTTAA
- a CDS encoding YbhB/YbcL family Raf kinase inhibitor-like protein codes for MNITSYGIVNGVIQNKYGKRGEQFNEVGIPTYSLPVKIKNAPDKTVSYALVLEDKDAVPVVGFSWIHWLASNITKEELNENESISAKDFVQGINSWCSPIGNTDRKFCIGYGGMTPPNAPHIYELHVFALDVKLNLKDGFYMNELYKAMEGHILEKSTLKGIYNN; via the coding sequence TTGAACATTACAAGTTATGGTATAGTAAATGGAGTAATCCAAAATAAGTACGGTAAAAGGGGAGAACAGTTTAATGAAGTAGGTATACCAACCTATTCACTGCCAGTTAAAATTAAAAATGCTCCCGATAAAACTGTCTCATATGCACTTGTTTTAGAGGACAAAGATGCTGTTCCTGTGGTAGGGTTTTCCTGGATTCATTGGTTAGCTTCAAATATAACAAAAGAAGAACTAAATGAAAATGAAAGTATTTCAGCAAAGGATTTTGTTCAAGGAATAAATAGCTGGTGCAGTCCTATTGGAAACACGGATAGAAAATTTTGCATAGGATATGGAGGAATGACACCGCCAAATGCTCCTCATATTTATGAGCTTCATGTTTTTGCATTAGATGTAAAGCTTAATCTTAAAGATGGATTTTACATGAATGAGCTCTATAAAGCTATGGAAGGACATATTTTAGAAAAGTCAACATTAAAGGGGATTTATAATAACTAG
- a CDS encoding winged helix-turn-helix transcriptional regulator, giving the protein MKIRKEYTCPLEIVHDMIKGKWKTIILWRLRLGKTSLSKLERDIKGITQKMLLEQLKELMEFELVDKITYKGYPLRVEYFLTEKRGKRLLEALTIMQDVGSEFMITEGEKTLLKHK; this is encoded by the coding sequence ATGAAGATAAGAAAAGAATATACATGCCCTTTAGAAATAGTACATGATATGATTAAAGGAAAGTGGAAGACTATAATTTTATGGAGGCTTAGGCTCGGGAAAACCTCGCTTTCAAAGCTTGAAAGAGATATTAAAGGTATTACACAAAAAATGCTCTTAGAGCAGTTAAAAGAGTTAATGGAATTTGAATTGGTTGATAAAATTACATACAAAGGGTATCCCTTAAGGGTTGAGTATTTTCTAACTGAGAAGAGAGGTAAACGCTTGCTTGAAGCATTAACTATAATGCAGGATGTTGGCAGTGAATTTATGATTACTGAAGGTGAGAAAACTTTACTAAAACATAAATAA
- a CDS encoding Gfo/Idh/MocA family protein yields MRNIKWAILGPGTIARDFAKAISEVDNNIYAVASRNIERAKKFANEYKAEKFYGDYDEMLRDENIDVVYISTPHCNHYEYIIKSLENNKHVFCEKAITVNGNQLKEIVDLANKKNLIVREAMTIYHMPLYKKLRELVDEGKIGKVKMIQVSFGSLKEYDVNNRFFSKDLAGGALLDIGTYALSFTRYFLSSQPEEILTTVKKFETGVDEQSGIILKNAEDEMAVISLTMRAKQPKRGVVAGEKAYITVENFPRADKATITYPDGSVEVVEAGETDRALVYEVQDMKACILNKDTDYTLQLSLGVMNIMDEVRSQWGIRYPFE; encoded by the coding sequence ATGAGGAATATAAAATGGGCTATATTGGGGCCAGGAACTATTGCTAGAGATTTTGCAAAAGCTATATCAGAAGTTGATAACAATATATATGCCGTTGCATCAAGAAATATTGAGAGAGCTAAAAAATTTGCCAATGAGTATAAAGCTGAAAAATTTTACGGAGATTATGATGAAATGTTAAGGGACGAAAACATTGATGTAGTATATATATCCACACCTCATTGTAATCATTACGAATATATAATTAAAAGTCTTGAAAATAATAAACATGTATTTTGCGAGAAGGCTATAACTGTAAACGGTAATCAATTAAAAGAAATTGTTGATTTGGCTAATAAAAAGAATTTAATAGTGAGAGAGGCTATGACCATTTATCATATGCCATTATATAAAAAGCTTCGAGAGCTTGTAGATGAAGGTAAGATCGGAAAGGTTAAAATGATACAGGTTTCCTTTGGAAGTCTTAAAGAGTATGATGTGAATAACAGATTTTTTAGTAAAGATTTAGCAGGGGGAGCCTTGCTAGATATAGGTACTTATGCACTTTCCTTTACAAGATACTTTCTTTCTAGCCAGCCAGAGGAGATTCTAACAACAGTGAAGAAGTTTGAAACTGGAGTGGATGAACAGTCAGGTATAATACTTAAAAATGCAGAGGATGAAATGGCAGTTATTTCTTTAACCATGAGAGCAAAACAACCTAAAAGAGGAGTTGTGGCAGGAGAGAAAGCATATATAACTGTAGAAAATTTCCCAAGAGCTGATAAGGCTACAATAACCTATCCAGATGGGTCAGTAGAGGTTGTAGAAGCAGGAGAAACTGATAGGGCATTAGTGTATGAAGTTCAGGATATGAAGGCGTGTATATTGAATAAAGATACGGATTATACGCTACAGCTGTCCCTTGGTGTAATGAATATAATGGATGAAGTTAGAAGTCAGTGGGGAATAAGATATCCTTTTGAGTAA
- a CDS encoding alpha/beta hydrolase family protein, with amino-acid sequence MKNLIFKDSQFEFQTLRVLGSSASGAADIGEVVETAQRIKEGDFKSWCDEWSKTAKSLEESAEESYSKGHFISAKKAYLRAANYYRTAEFYLHENPNNPIIGELYEKSLRCFSYVMKLNKPAIEAVKIPYENTFLPAHYYKLQNSNGKAPVLIAMTGYDGTKEEFYGLAMTALEHGMNFLTFEGPGQGEAVRKQKLFFRYDYEKVVTPVIDYVISRKEVDQAKIILWGESLGGYLAPRAAAFEHRLAACVANSGVYDFFGGILRELGNNSREEFFSAARINPEEFDKNIYSIAKLNSKVRWGIYHGMYVFGVNSPHEYILKAEDFYLKDIAEKIKCPTLVIDSDNDGILGGQSKPLYDVLRCKKEYMFFTSENGAGYHCQVGAKLIGWERILSWIEDIIK; translated from the coding sequence ATGAAAAATTTGATATTTAAAGACAGCCAATTTGAGTTTCAAACATTAAGAGTTTTAGGTTCGTCGGCTTCAGGAGCAGCGGATATTGGAGAAGTTGTAGAAACTGCACAGAGAATAAAAGAAGGTGATTTTAAAAGCTGGTGTGATGAGTGGAGTAAAACTGCTAAAAGTCTTGAAGAAAGTGCAGAGGAGTCATATTCAAAAGGGCATTTTATAAGTGCAAAAAAGGCATATCTTAGAGCAGCTAATTATTATAGAACTGCTGAATTTTATCTTCACGAGAATCCAAATAATCCAATAATAGGAGAATTGTATGAAAAAAGTCTTCGGTGTTTTTCATATGTTATGAAGCTTAACAAACCTGCAATTGAAGCAGTGAAAATTCCATATGAGAATACTTTTTTGCCAGCACATTATTACAAATTACAAAATTCAAACGGAAAAGCGCCAGTTTTGATAGCAATGACCGGTTATGACGGAACAAAAGAAGAATTTTATGGACTTGCAATGACAGCGTTGGAACATGGAATGAATTTTCTTACTTTTGAAGGACCCGGGCAGGGGGAAGCCGTAAGAAAACAGAAGTTGTTTTTCAGATACGATTATGAGAAAGTGGTAACACCAGTTATAGATTATGTAATCTCAAGAAAAGAGGTTGATCAGGCAAAAATTATCCTGTGGGGAGAAAGCCTTGGAGGATATCTTGCACCCAGGGCAGCTGCTTTTGAGCATAGGCTTGCCGCTTGTGTTGCAAACAGTGGAGTTTATGATTTTTTTGGTGGGATACTAAGAGAATTAGGTAATAATTCAAGAGAAGAATTTTTTTCAGCTGCACGTATTAATCCTGAAGAGTTTGATAAAAATATATATTCTATTGCTAAATTAAACTCTAAGGTTAGGTGGGGGATTTATCATGGAATGTATGTATTTGGTGTGAATAGTCCCCATGAGTATATTTTAAAGGCAGAGGATTTTTATCTTAAGGATATAGCTGAAAAGATAAAGTGTCCGACACTGGTTATAGACAGTGATAACGATGGGATTCTTGGAGGACAATCGAAACCATTATATGATGTTTTAAGGTGTAAAAAGGAATACATGTTTTTTACATCAGAAAATGGAGCAGGATATCATTGCCAGGTTGGTGCAAAGTTAATTGGCTGGGAGCGAATACTTAGCTGGATTGAAGATATTATTAAATAA
- a CDS encoding ABC transporter permease — protein sequence MNIINLFKNNIKRILKQKAIIIIAVIVVPIMICVAILFSTKAEMKTNIALVTNKVQNIPKNSKIEIDVMRKSPAEYNLLLGKYAAIVKQKDNGNYKVITLKNKEDKRKIEAFFKTGKVTYNKEEEKSKRGVGTSILGFIMMIVLTQGVALTLTFPEDRDLKTFRRVLTAPVSEREYLIAQGLATFICVYVPTYAAVIITKLCFGVKIGFTIGGLGLLIGILSAISTAAALLISSILQKEISVFASGVYALTSIMAGCFYSFKVNNKMFNYICNVIPQKEFMTLSQGIENGSSILKFKAELGYLLLCTILFWLLGSIITKRKLKSGVY from the coding sequence ATGAATATAATAAATTTGTTTAAGAACAATATAAAGAGAATTTTGAAGCAAAAAGCAATCATAATTATTGCAGTAATAGTTGTTCCTATTATGATATGTGTTGCCATATTATTTTCAACTAAGGCAGAGATGAAAACCAATATTGCATTAGTTACAAATAAAGTTCAAAATATTCCGAAGAATAGCAAAATTGAGATAGATGTAATGAGGAAAAGTCCAGCTGAATATAATCTACTTTTAGGTAAATATGCTGCCATTGTAAAGCAAAAAGATAATGGCAATTATAAGGTGATTACTTTAAAGAATAAAGAGGATAAAAGAAAGATAGAAGCTTTTTTTAAAACAGGAAAGGTCACTTATAACAAGGAAGAGGAAAAAAGTAAAAGAGGTGTTGGAACCAGTATTTTAGGTTTTATTATGATGATAGTTTTAACTCAAGGAGTTGCTTTAACTCTCACTTTTCCAGAGGATAGAGATTTAAAAACCTTTAGGAGAGTACTAACAGCACCTGTAAGTGAAAGAGAATATCTTATTGCTCAAGGATTGGCTACATTTATATGTGTCTATGTTCCGACTTATGCAGCTGTTATAATTACAAAACTATGTTTTGGAGTAAAAATTGGTTTCACCATTGGGGGTCTTGGATTACTTATAGGGATTCTTAGTGCTATTTCAACTGCGGCAGCTCTTCTTATTTCTTCAATTCTGCAAAAAGAAATTTCAGTATTTGCAAGTGGAGTTTATGCATTAACGTCTATAATGGCAGGCTGCTTCTATTCCTTTAAAGTAAATAATAAGATGTTCAATTATATTTGTAATGTTATTCCTCAAAAGGAATTCATGACACTTAGCCAGGGAATAGAAAATGGAAGCAGTATATTAAAGTTTAAAGCTGAGCTTGGTTATCTTTTACTTTGCACTATTTTATTTTGGCTTTTAGGAAGTATTATAACAAAAAGAAAATTAAAAAGTGGAGTTTATTAG
- a CDS encoding ABC transporter permease: protein MNFIRIVKFDFKNIIRNPMLLFFNTIFPLILIGSIGFVMKNGYGSFNVTSYDYYGVTMMIFTAFIICITASNTFMEKSVKKGNTRIVYAPVSKAEIYLSKIISTYILGSIFYSIIIVLGKYVLNINYGTRSTIYIIILINMLTLFGCCLGVLFCCIFKSEEGANSVLQIVIMLFIFFGGVFFPVYSLGKIVESISNLSPLKWITECIFRIIYDNDFSIYLPTIGVMLVSSIICIVICQIIFKPEEYV, encoded by the coding sequence ATGAATTTTATAAGGATAGTTAAGTTTGATTTTAAAAATATTATTAGAAATCCAATGCTTTTATTTTTTAATACTATATTTCCTTTAATACTTATTGGTAGTATAGGATTTGTCATGAAGAATGGATATGGATCTTTTAATGTAACCTCCTACGATTATTATGGTGTAACTATGATGATTTTTACAGCATTTATAATTTGCATTACAGCATCAAATACCTTTATGGAAAAGAGTGTTAAGAAAGGAAATACTAGAATTGTGTATGCTCCAGTTTCTAAGGCTGAAATATACTTATCTAAGATAATTTCAACTTATATTCTAGGATCAATATTCTACAGTATTATAATAGTTCTAGGAAAATATGTTTTGAATATAAATTATGGTACAAGGAGTACGATTTATATAATAATTTTAATAAATATGTTAACCTTATTCGGATGCTGTTTAGGAGTTTTATTTTGCTGCATTTTTAAGAGTGAAGAGGGAGCGAATTCTGTGCTTCAAATTGTAATCATGCTATTTATATTCTTTGGAGGAGTGTTTTTTCCTGTATATAGTCTTGGAAAGATAGTAGAAAGTATATCTAATTTATCACCTCTTAAGTGGATTACTGAGTGCATTTTTAGAATAATTTATGATAATGATTTTAGTATATATCTTCCAACTATTGGTGTAATGCTAGTTAGCTCTATAATATGCATAGTAATATGCCAAATTATTTTTAAACCGGAGGAATACGTATAA